The Commensalibacter nepenthis genome has a window encoding:
- the rpoB gene encoding DNA-directed RNA polymerase subunit beta yields the protein MNAVSKSFTGRKRIRKNFGRIPEIAPMPNLIDVQRASYEAFLQRDVKPENRSLMGLEEVFRSIFPINDFAGNGRLEFVNYEFEEPKYDVEECLQRGLTYAAPLRVVLRLIVWDIDEDTGSRSIRDIKEQPVYMGDMPLMTENGTFIVNGTERVIVSQMHRSPGVFFDHDGGKTHSSGKFLFTARIIPYRGSWLDFEFDSKDLIYVRIDRKRKFPVTTLLYALEGANSIALRDAKATEGGDVDSIPVRGMDDDEILSYFYNTVTFKKNDGGWSRSFEPDAFRNMKLLAPLVDADTGEVVADVNVKLTARTVRKIAEKTKSVLVRREELLGRYFAHDLVNENTGEIYAEAGEELTEATLDRFEELGLDEIPTLAIDNVTGPWIRNTLITDKNTSRDDALVDIYRVMRPGEPPTAETAESLLRGLFFDYDRYDLSAVGRVKMNIRLGVPGDDTMRTLRKVDILRTIKIMCELKDGHGSVDDIDNLGNRRVRSVGELMENQYRLGLLRMERAIRERMGSVDIDTVMPHDLINAKPAVAAVREFFGSSQLSQFMDQTNPLSEVTHKRRLSALGPGGLTRERAGFEVRDVHPTHYGRICPIETPEGPNIGLINSLSTYAKVNKYGFIETPYRLVQDGKLQDGWKYLSAMEEDKLVVAQADAKQDADGNLTDELVSVRNSGDFQLVRPEDVTACDVSPKQLVSVAAALIPFLENDDANRALMGSNMQRQAVPLIRSDAPLVGTGMEAAVARDSGATIVAKRGGVVDQIDGARIVVRATDENGSTQGVDIYRLRKYTRSNQSTCINQRPLVYVGDQIQAGDIIADGPSTELGELALGRNVLVAFMPWNGYNFEDSILISERIARDDVFTSIHIEEFEVMARDTKLGQEEITRDIPNVGEEALRNLDEAGIVYIGAEVNPGDILVGKITPKGESPMTPEEKLLRSIFGEKASDVRDTSLKLPPGTSGTIVDVRVFSRRGIDKDERAMAIERAEIERLSKDRDDELAIQERSFYNRLRENLLDQTAGVGFKGIPSGTMLTLDVLSEHPKGAWRNIVVADDAVMANIEAVKRDFDREVAGVQARFNNKVDKLQRGDELPPGVMKMVKVFIAVKRKLQPGDKMAGRHGNKGVVSRVVPVEDMPFLEDGTSVDLVLNPLGVPSRMNVGQILETHLGWACANIGKQVSQVVDEYVRQGEKKQELLDRLKTIYGEKTYQEKIVDLDDNELVEFCNDIRKGVSIMTPVFDGASIPDIEGMLTQAGLNPSGQSTLIDGRTGEVFERPVTVGYIYMLKLHHLVDDKIHARSIGPYSLVTQQPLGGKAQFGGQRFGEMEVWALEAYGAAYTLQEMLTVKSDDVSGRTKVYEAIVKDQDDFEAGIPESFNVLIKELKSLGLNVELEQNAE from the coding sequence ATGAACGCGGTAAGCAAATCGTTCACGGGACGCAAGCGCATTCGCAAAAATTTTGGACGGATTCCAGAAATCGCACCAATGCCAAATCTTATTGATGTGCAAAGGGCGAGTTATGAGGCTTTCTTACAGCGCGATGTAAAGCCAGAGAATCGTTCCTTAATGGGGTTGGAGGAAGTATTTCGTTCGATTTTTCCAATCAATGATTTTGCGGGTAACGGTCGTCTCGAATTTGTAAATTACGAATTTGAAGAACCGAAATATGATGTTGAGGAATGCCTTCAGCGTGGATTGACCTATGCGGCGCCTTTGAGAGTCGTTCTTCGTTTGATTGTTTGGGACATTGACGAAGATACAGGTTCACGTTCTATCCGCGATATTAAAGAGCAACCCGTATATATGGGTGACATGCCTTTAATGACGGAAAATGGTACCTTTATTGTAAATGGTACGGAACGCGTTATTGTATCACAAATGCACCGTAGTCCAGGTGTATTTTTTGACCATGATGGTGGTAAGACGCATTCTTCTGGTAAGTTTTTATTTACAGCCAGAATTATTCCTTATCGTGGTTCATGGTTGGATTTTGAATTTGATAGTAAAGATTTAATTTACGTTCGTATTGATCGTAAAAGAAAATTCCCTGTTACCACATTATTATATGCGCTAGAAGGCGCAAACTCTATTGCGTTGCGTGATGCTAAAGCAACAGAGGGTGGAGATGTGGATTCTATTCCAGTGCGTGGAATGGATGATGATGAAATTCTTTCTTATTTTTATAATACTGTAACATTTAAAAAAAATGATGGTGGTTGGTCACGTTCGTTTGAACCCGATGCTTTCCGTAATATGAAGTTGTTGGCTCCATTGGTTGATGCTGATACAGGTGAAGTGGTTGCAGATGTTAATGTTAAATTAACTGCTCGTACTGTAAGAAAAATCGCTGAAAAGACAAAAAGTGTCTTAGTTCGTAGAGAAGAATTATTGGGGCGCTATTTTGCTCATGATTTAGTTAATGAAAATACGGGTGAGATATATGCTGAGGCCGGCGAAGAGCTGACAGAAGCAACATTGGATCGCTTTGAAGAATTAGGGTTGGATGAAATTCCAACTTTAGCTATTGATAACGTTACAGGACCTTGGATCAGAAATACATTAATTACTGATAAGAACACTTCCAGAGATGATGCGTTGGTTGATATCTATCGTGTCATGCGTCCTGGCGAACCACCAACAGCTGAAACTGCAGAATCTTTATTGCGTGGTTTGTTCTTTGATTATGACCGTTATGACTTGTCTGCGGTTGGTCGTGTAAAAATGAATATTCGTTTGGGTGTTCCAGGCGATGATACGATGCGTACTTTACGTAAGGTGGACATTCTTCGTACTATTAAAATCATGTGCGAATTAAAAGATGGTCACGGCAGTGTTGATGATATTGATAACTTAGGCAATCGTCGTGTACGTTCTGTGGGTGAGTTGATGGAAAATCAATATCGCCTTGGATTATTAAGAATGGAACGTGCTATTCGTGAACGTATGGGGTCAGTGGATATTGATACTGTCATGCCTCATGATTTGATTAATGCAAAGCCAGCTGTTGCTGCGGTTAGAGAATTCTTTGGTTCTTCTCAGTTGTCACAATTTATGGATCAAACGAACCCATTATCTGAAGTGACTCATAAGCGTCGTTTATCGGCTTTGGGACCAGGCGGTTTGACACGTGAACGTGCAGGGTTTGAAGTCCGTGACGTTCATCCGACGCATTATGGTCGTATTTGTCCTATTGAAACGCCTGAAGGTCCGAATATTGGGTTGATTAACTCTTTATCTACTTATGCAAAAGTGAATAAATATGGGTTTATTGAAACCCCTTATCGCTTGGTTCAAGATGGTAAGTTGCAGGATGGATGGAAATATCTATCTGCAATGGAAGAAGATAAGCTTGTTGTTGCTCAGGCCGATGCAAAGCAAGATGCCGACGGTAATTTAACAGATGAGTTGGTTTCTGTTCGTAATAGTGGGGACTTCCAGTTAGTCAGACCTGAAGATGTAACGGCTTGTGACGTTTCTCCAAAACAATTGGTGTCTGTTGCTGCGGCGCTTATTCCATTTTTGGAAAACGATGATGCGAACCGTGCATTGATGGGTTCAAACATGCAACGTCAGGCTGTGCCTTTGATCAGATCTGATGCGCCTTTGGTTGGAACAGGCATGGAAGCAGCGGTTGCGCGTGATTCAGGTGCGACGATTGTTGCTAAACGTGGTGGTGTTGTTGATCAAATTGATGGTGCGCGTATCGTTGTGCGTGCAACGGATGAAAATGGTTCAACGCAAGGCGTTGATATTTATCGCTTACGTAAATATACACGATCAAATCAATCAACCTGTATTAACCAGCGTCCGCTTGTATATGTTGGTGATCAAATTCAGGCTGGTGATATCATTGCTGATGGTCCATCAACAGAGCTTGGTGAATTGGCACTTGGTCGCAACGTATTGGTCGCGTTTATGCCTTGGAATGGGTATAACTTCGAAGATTCAATCTTGATTTCTGAACGGATTGCTCGTGATGACGTCTTTACTTCAATTCATATTGAAGAATTTGAAGTCATGGCTCGTGATACCAAATTAGGTCAAGAAGAAATTACACGTGATATTCCAAATGTTGGAGAAGAAGCACTTCGCAACTTGGATGAAGCAGGTATCGTATATATTGGTGCAGAAGTTAACCCTGGTGATATTTTAGTGGGTAAAATTACGCCTAAGGGTGAAAGCCCAATGACACCAGAAGAAAAATTACTTCGTTCGATTTTCGGTGAAAAAGCTTCTGATGTTCGTGATACCTCGTTAAAACTGCCTCCTGGAACCAGTGGTACGATTGTTGATGTTCGTGTATTCTCTCGTCGTGGTATCGATAAAGATGAACGTGCGATGGCGATTGAACGTGCAGAAATTGAACGTTTGAGTAAAGATCGTGATGATGAACTTGCTATTCAAGAACGCTCTTTCTACAATCGTTTAAGAGAAAACTTGTTGGATCAAACTGCTGGCGTTGGTTTCAAAGGGATTCCATCAGGAACAATGTTGACGCTTGATGTTTTGTCAGAACACCCTAAAGGAGCTTGGCGTAATATTGTCGTTGCTGATGATGCGGTAATGGCGAATATTGAAGCAGTAAAACGTGATTTCGATCGTGAAGTTGCTGGTGTTCAAGCACGTTTCAACAATAAGGTTGACAAATTACAACGTGGTGATGAGCTTCCTCCTGGTGTAATGAAGATGGTTAAAGTCTTTATCGCGGTTAAACGTAAATTACAACCTGGGGATAAGATGGCGGGTCGTCATGGTAACAAGGGGGTTGTATCCCGTGTTGTTCCAGTCGAAGATATGCCATTTCTTGAAGATGGAACCTCAGTTGATCTTGTATTGAATCCATTGGGTGTGCCTTCTCGTATGAACGTTGGACAGATTCTTGAAACACATTTAGGTTGGGCTTGTGCTAATATTGGTAAGCAAGTCAGTCAAGTGGTTGATGAGTATGTTCGTCAAGGTGAGAAAAAGCAGGAACTTTTAGATCGTCTTAAAACAATTTATGGTGAAAAAACTTACCAAGAAAAAATTGTTGATCTTGATGATAATGAGCTGGTTGAATTCTGTAATGATATTCGCAAGGGCGTGTCCATTATGACCCCTGTGTTTGATGGTGCAAGTATTCCTGATATTGAAGGAATGTTGACCCAAGCAGGATTGAATCCATCTGGACAAAGCACGTTGATTGATGGTCGCACGGGTGAAGTTTTTGAACGCCCTGTTACTGTTGGTTATATTTACATGCTGAAATTGCATCATTTGGTTGATGATAAGATCCATGCTCGTTCTATTGGTCCATATTCGTTGGTCACACAACAACCATTGGGTGGTAAAGCCCAATTTGGTGGTCAGCGTTTCGGGGAAATGGAAGTTTGGGCATTGGAAGCATATGGTGCCGCATATACGTTACAAGAGATGTTAACAGTTAAGTCTGATGACGTTTCTGGTAGAACGAAAGTATATGAAGCGATTGTTAAAGACCAAGATGACTTTGAAGCAGGTATTCCAGAAAGCTTTAACGTATTGATTAAAGAACTGAAATCGCTCGGTTTGAATGTTGAACTGGAACAAAACGCTGAATAA